The nucleotide window AACTAACCTTCGTTCCACAATTTTTTTTCATTTTTTTCCGAAATATAATTTAAACAGATGTTATCATAAATGATGGTTGTATGTATAAACAATAAAAATAATATATATATTATTTTTAAAATATTATGAACATATTGACAATTAAAAAAAATATACATATACTTTATATAAAGATGGATAATATTGCATGATTATTTTTTACTAACTCTAATATCACTAAAAATTTTAATGAGAAAGGGGTAAAAAATTATGAAGAAAAATATAGTGATAGTAATGATTTGTTTGTTGTTACCAATAATGGAGATATGGGGTCATGCAGAAAATATTAATTCCGATGATATTGAGCTTCAATATCATGCTTCATGTGAAGATTCCCCTGATGGTTTACACCTAATGAGTTTGGTTGGTAGAGGATTTTTATATCAAGAAGATGGAAGTGGCAAAATACAGAAAAAGTTAATTGAAAATGGTAACACTTTTAGGTGTGAATATTGTGGGCATTACCTTATATGTACTGGTAGACCACAATTAGGATGGTCAGTAGCAGATTATTTAACAGGTGGGGATATGTATTTTAAAGGCATGTTGTATAATAGCATATTTGAATTTAGAACAGATCGTTCTACAACTTATTATACATCTGACAACACTATAGAAGGATATAGATTTAAATAATAAAAATTCATAATAAGAGGTGTATATTTTGAGAAAAATTAGATATGTTTTAATGGTATGCCTAGTAATATCATTAATTTTAGTTGGATGTAAAAGCAATAGTTCACATAAAGAAGAAATGGTAAAAATAGATGCAACTATAGAATCATATTTTAAAAATTACTATAGCATAGATGATTATAAAATATTAGATAACAATGATGAATCATATAAAAAAGAAATTGATTTAGTCGAGAGCATAAAAGAGTATACTACAGAAGAATTTTATGATAAGCTTAAACTAAAAGGAGGAAGTGGAACTGTAGTAGATACAGCAAAAGGTAAAAAAAGAAATATAAAAGTTGAGAACATTGAATATGAAATAAAAAAACCTGAAGATATTAAGGAATTAAAGGATGAGATAACTTTACAATATACAGCAGACTTTAAATTTTATGATGGGGATAAAGAAGATGTGCTTAAAAAAGAAGGCCAAATACGACTTAAAAAAGTTAATGGAGAATGGAAAGTAGATTATGAACCAGGCTATATACCATATTATATGTTTGAAAAAATAAAATGAGTATTATGATATTAGGGTTAGTATTGATATATTTTAAAGACTATGGGTATAGTCTTTATTTTTTTAAAATTATATAATATAGATAATAAGCAAATATAAAGTTTTGTTTCATAATAAAATATAAGTTTAGAAAGGATGTAGTGGTTTATGTATAAAATTGATGAAACTATCATAAAATTAGTGAAAGGTGATATAACTAAAATTGAGGTTGATGCTATAGTCAATGCTGCAAATAATACATTACTTGGTGGAGGAGGAGTAGATGGAGCAATTCATAGAAGAGGAGGTTCAGAGATACTTGAGCAGTGTAAAAAAATTGGAGGGTGTCCTACTGGAGAAGCTAGAATAACAACTGCAGGCAAAATGCCTAGTAAATATGTCATACATACTGTAGGACCAATTTATAGAGGTGGAAAAAATAGAGAAGAGGAATTGCTTTACAATGCTTATTACAATTCACTTCTTCTTGCAAAAGAGTACAATTTGAAAACTATAGCTTTCCCATCAATTTCAACTGGTGCATATGGATACCCTATTGATAGTGCGTCAGATATAGCTATAAAAGCAGTATTAGATTTTATTGAAAAAGAAAGTTTTATAGAAAAGATTGCATTTGTACTTTTCAATGATTCGGATTATAGAATTTATGAAAACAAATTGAATAAATTGGGATTAGAAGGGAGTTGTTAATTTTATGTAAACTTATCTTTACTTATTGACTTTTCATTGGATATAAGATACTATTTTAATGTATTTACTAAAATTTAAATAAAGGAAGTGTTTGAAATTTTCGCAAATACTCATAAAATAATAGCAAACAATATTTATGATAATGTTTATGAAAATTATGATATTAAATTAGATAAAGATAGTTTACTATGGGGTTCAGTAGCACCAGATGTATTGCCTCAGTTAAAAATTCACAGACACTATCAAAAAGAGAGCTTAGACTATGTAGTAAATGAAATAGTGAAATTAATTTTTTTAGGTAGATATTTAGATATTAGCAAAGATCCCATTACAATGAAGTATTTCAGCAAAAAAATAGGTATAATTTCACATTTTTTAAGTGACTTTGTATGTCTTCCACATGCGGAAAGATGGACTTTTACTGATAGTATGTTTAAACATATATCTTATGAGTCCAAACTTAATGAGTATGCAAGAGAATATAGATTTAAAGAAAATGTTATTTTAGTTGATGATATTGATATTTTTCAAGATAAAAAGATAAATCTTAAAAAACTAGCTAAGTTATACATTGAAGATGTAGTTAAAGAATATTCTTTTAAAAAAGGATTTGAAAGTGATCTTAACTATTCTTTTTCACTATGCCAAAACTTATCTTGTTTTATAATTGATACTATAAATATTTATAGTGAGGCTACAAAAAGAAAATTTGCATTTGAATTTTAATGTTTTTTGTAAAAATAACACAACTATGACAATTCTTTGACAATTGGATATATAGGGTTGCATAGAGAAATCAATAGGCTATGAATGCGAAAACCAAGCGATTAGCTTTTCCTTCTATGTGTAAAATATCCAAGGTACTAAAGATATTGAAATTATCAGCCTTTGAATGAGGAAGCTAAATACTTCTATAATTGGTTGTAGTTCACGAATTCTAATGTTTTATTTAAGATAAATTTTTTAAACCACAAATGAGATGTCATATGTCCTGATGGTAATTTATATCTTTTGGGTTTATTCATTTTGTTCCACAAGTCCTTAGATGATTTTTGTGGAATGAAGGGATCAAATATAGCACTAAACATCAATATTTTATTTGGATTTAAGTCCTTAGCAAATAATGAAGGATCATATCTAAAACAACTGGGTAAATTCTCTAAATCTTCAATGCACGAGAAACTTCTAGCACTTATATCGAATTTTTTGTGTAGTTCATGGCATCTTTCTATATTGCAGCTATCTTCATCTTCATATCTAATTCTTAGTACTTTAGTTGCAATACTTTTCCAAGTTATATATTCGAAATTTCCACCAGTTACTACAAGTATTCCTTTATCTATACGCTTATCTAATGCCAATGAGATAGTGCTTATCATTCCACCAAAACTAAATCCCATTATGTGGATTTTTTTCATGCCGAGATTTTCTAAATAATCTACGCAAGTTAGTGTATCTACTACTGATTGATAAAATCTTTTTTCAATATCTGAAGCTGTACCTGATAAAAATGAAATGTTTTCATTTTGTGGCATCCTATCTAAATGATATGGAAGAACTAGCATCATAGTTGTATATCCTGATTTAGATAAATTTATAGGATAATATTTTAGGTATTCAAAATTTCTATGACCTAATCCATGGACGAACACTAGGCTTTCATTAGATTTACCTTGAAATAAAAGTGCTTTCCCATTGTCTACATTTTTATCATTTGAACTAAAAGCACTATTCCAAGAAATTTCTTTATGATCACATTTATCTATAGTTTCAAAAGTTACATTTTTTCTAGAAATATTATACAATATTATCAGTCCTTTCTTATAGTTATAGGAAAGTTCTAGCTTTTCTTAATGTAAAACTTCCCCAAATGGGTTTCGATAGACTCTCTCGATTGTCAAAATGTTTTTATTGGAAGTCTTTTTTATTATATAGGGTTATTCTACAAAATCATCAGAAATCCTTTATTGAAAAAGATATTGATTAGTATTGGAATACAAAATATAATGTACATAGATAGACTAAAATAGGAGGCTAAAACATGAAAAAAATTAGTAATATCAAATTTATTTTAATTGTTGCAATTTTAGCAGCATTGATACTCTCAGCTTGTCAATATGATTTAGAAGATGCTATTAATGATAATTTGGAACAAAAAGGAGATTTAATTGTACATTTTATAGATGTAGGGCAAGGAGATAGTATATTTATACAATTGCCCAATGGAGAAACATCTTTAATAGATGGTGGAACTAGAGCTAGTGGAGAAAATATTGTAAAATATTTAAAGGAACAGAATGTAGAGAAAATTGACTATCTTATAGCAACACATCCTCATGAAGATCATATAGGAGGATTGCCTAAAGTAGTTAAAAACTTTGAAATAGGGAAAATATATATGCCTGATGCAACTGCAAATACTAATATCTTTCAAGAATTGTTGAAGGAAATCAAAAATAAAGATAAGAAGGTTAGTATTGCTAAAGGCGGAGATATAATATTAAATGACTCAGGTGTTAAATATGAAATATTGGCACCTAATGGTGAAAAATATGGGGAAACAAACGATTATTCAGTAGTTACTAAATTGACTTATAAAGGCAATTCTTTTTTATTTACAGGAGATGCTGAAAAAACTAGTGAAAACGAGATGATGGATAAAGGATACAATTTAAAATCAGATGTTTTAAAAATTGGCCATCACGGAGGCAGTACTTCTACTTCAAATGAATTTTTGTTAAAGGTAAGTCCAAAATATGGGGTTATCAGCTTAGGTAAGGACAATACATATGGTCATCCTCATAAAGAGACTATTGCAAGGCTCAATGAACAAAATGTGACAGTTCTTAGGACTGATGAGCTAGGGACTATAGTTATGAATTCTGATGGAAAAAATATAAACGTAAATAAAGAAATAAAAGGAGAAAATACTGAGAGTGAAACACAAAATATAAAAAAATATTATATAGGTAATATAAACACTAAAGTGTATCACTCTCCAGATTGTAATTATTTGCCTAAAGAAGAAAATCAAATAATATTAAAGTCAAAGAAAGAAGCGGAAGATAAGGGTTTTAGGCCACATGACAAATGTATAAAATAAGGAGGAATACATTATGAAGGGTGTAGTGGATAGAATTGAAGGAGAATATGTTGTTTTAGAAGTAGAAGATAAGATATTAAATTTTAAAATCAATTTATTTCCACCTGATATTGAAGAGGGAGATGTAGTTGAAGAAAAGAATGGACAATTTTTTATTTTAAAAGAGGAGACATATATAAGAAAAGAGAGTATTGAAAAAATGTTTAGAGACTTGCTAGAATGAGGTGGTACTAATAAAAAAGACTGTTGACAACACTTCAACTATTTAGTACAATACAGTATAAATCAAATAATTAAAAACTAAGAAGAGAAGATTAGTCTATAAGTGGAGTTGTAGAGAGTCGGTAATGGTGGAAATCCGATACAAAACTATAGCTGAAGAACATCTCTGAGTTTCTAATCGAAATTTTAAAAAAAGAGTAGGTTTAGACGGTTCTGACCCGTTAAAAATCAGACAGTATCGAGAAATCTGTACTGGTTGAAAGAGTATTGTTAAGCAAGGTGGTACCACGGAAGATAGCCTTTCGTCCTTTTGGATGAAGGGCTTTTTTATTTAAAGGAGGAATTGAAATGAAAAATGTTTTAGATGTAAAAGAAACACAAATTGCAATTAAAAAATTGAAAGACTTTTTTGAGAATACTCTGGCAAAAAAATTAAATCTTGTTAGGGTTTCTGCTCCATTATTTGTAAGGCCTGAATCAGGATTAAATGATAATTTAAGTGGAAAAGAAGAACCAGTATCATTTACAATGAGAAATTATGAAGAAAAAGTAGAAATAGTTCAATCTCTTGCAAAATGGAAGAGAATGGCTCTAAAATGGTATGATTTTAAAGTAGGCGAAGGATTATATACAGATATGAATGCTATACGACCAAGCGAGAAATTGGATAATATACATTCTATATATGTAGATCAATGGGATTGGGAGAAAACTATTTCTAAAAGTGATAGAAATGAAGAATATTTAAAGCGGGTTGTTGAAGATATCTATGAAGTTTTTTTAGAAACAGAAAAATATATAAATAAATTATATCCATTTTTAACTCATAAACTGCCTGATAAAATTACTTTTATTACATCTCAAGAATTGGAAGATATGTATCCTAAAGAAGATTGTAAAAAGAGGGAACATAATATTTGCAAAGAAAAAGGTGCAGTATTTTTGATGAAGATTGGGGAAAATTTAAAATCCGGTAAACCTCATGATGGGCGAGCACCGGATTATGATGATTGGGAGTTAAATGGTGATATTTTATTTTGGGATGATGTTTTAAATCAAGCATTGGAATTATCAAGTATGGGTATTAGAGTTGATAGTATTGCATTGATGAAACAATTGAAATACACAAATTCTGAGGAACGTTTAAAATTAAAATATCATAAATTGTTAGCACAGGATAAATTACCGTTTTCTATAGGGGGAGGTATTGG belongs to Sporanaerobacter acetigenes DSM 13106 and includes:
- a CDS encoding O-acetyl-ADP-ribose deacetylase, giving the protein MYKIDETIIKLVKGDITKIEVDAIVNAANNTLLGGGGVDGAIHRRGGSEILEQCKKIGGCPTGEARITTAGKMPSKYVIHTVGPIYRGGKNREEELLYNAYYNSLLLAKEYNLKTIAFPSISTGAYGYPIDSASDIAIKAVLDFIEKESFIEKIAFVLFNDSDYRIYENKLNKLGLEGSC
- a CDS encoding zinc dependent phospholipase C family protein — encoded protein: MFEIFANTHKIIANNIYDNVYENYDIKLDKDSLLWGSVAPDVLPQLKIHRHYQKESLDYVVNEIVKLIFLGRYLDISKDPITMKYFSKKIGIISHFLSDFVCLPHAERWTFTDSMFKHISYESKLNEYAREYRFKENVILVDDIDIFQDKKINLKKLAKLYIEDVVKEYSFKKGFESDLNYSFSLCQNLSCFIIDTINIYSEATKRKFAFEF
- a CDS encoding alpha/beta fold hydrolase; amino-acid sequence: MYNISRKNVTFETIDKCDHKEISWNSAFSSNDKNVDNGKALLFQGKSNESLVFVHGLGHRNFEYLKYYPINLSKSGYTTMMLVLPYHLDRMPQNENISFLSGTASDIEKRFYQSVVDTLTCVDYLENLGMKKIHIMGFSFGGMISTISLALDKRIDKGILVVTGGNFEYITWKSIATKVLRIRYEDEDSCNIERCHELHKKFDISARSFSCIEDLENLPSCFRYDPSLFAKDLNPNKILMFSAIFDPFIPQKSSKDLWNKMNKPKRYKLPSGHMTSHLWFKKFILNKTLEFVNYNQL
- a CDS encoding MBL fold metallo-hydrolase, with translation MKKISNIKFILIVAILAALILSACQYDLEDAINDNLEQKGDLIVHFIDVGQGDSIFIQLPNGETSLIDGGTRASGENIVKYLKEQNVEKIDYLIATHPHEDHIGGLPKVVKNFEIGKIYMPDATANTNIFQELLKEIKNKDKKVSIAKGGDIILNDSGVKYEILAPNGEKYGETNDYSVVTKLTYKGNSFLFTGDAEKTSENEMMDKGYNLKSDVLKIGHHGGSTSTSNEFLLKVSPKYGVISLGKDNTYGHPHKETIARLNEQNVTVLRTDELGTIVMNSDGKNINVNKEIKGENTESETQNIKKYYIGNINTKVYHSPDCNYLPKEENQIILKSKKEAEDKGFRPHDKCIK
- a CDS encoding DUF3006 domain-containing protein codes for the protein MKGVVDRIEGEYVVLEVEDKILNFKINLFPPDIEEGDVVEEKNGQFFILKEETYIRKESIEKMFRDLLE
- the asnA gene encoding aspartate--ammonia ligase, coding for MKNVLDVKETQIAIKKLKDFFENTLAKKLNLVRVSAPLFVRPESGLNDNLSGKEEPVSFTMRNYEEKVEIVQSLAKWKRMALKWYDFKVGEGLYTDMNAIRPSEKLDNIHSIYVDQWDWEKTISKSDRNEEYLKRVVEDIYEVFLETEKYINKLYPFLTHKLPDKITFITSQELEDMYPKEDCKKREHNICKEKGAVFLMKIGENLKSGKPHDGRAPDYDDWELNGDILFWDDVLNQALELSSMGIRVDSIALMKQLKYTNSEERLKLKYHKLLAQDKLPFSIGGGIGQSRICMYFLEKQHIGEVQASVWTEDIVNKCINENIFLL